One Mauremys reevesii isolate NIE-2019 linkage group 5, ASM1616193v1, whole genome shotgun sequence genomic window carries:
- the LOC120406512 gene encoding C-type lectin domain family 4 member F-like isoform X3 — protein MADEDIYENMPMTEAAPQPKDLRAQSKLQAVENVVQKLQVSLQPDNSSDASAKRSDTLQLLDEAQAGVRMLKAQLGNVSAAYGEIQIRLDNVSAAYGEIQIRLDNVSAARAAVQGRYSDMLTKLSRGWRFYGGNFYYFSQERKSWDEAERFCVSQDSHLTSVSSQAEQEFLSNETQGQDHWIGLNDRETEGSWRWADGTEYRADASRGFWAQNEPDNYDPKKDGGEDCVHTEPRKRNLWNDANCTQPFRWISNYKL, from the exons ATCTccgggcacagagcaagctgcaagcgGTTGAAAACGTGGTGCAgaagctccaagtctctctgcagcctgacaacAGCTCGGACGCATCAGCAAAGAGATCAGACA CTCTGCAGCTATTGGatgaagcgcaggcaggagtccggatgctgaaagcccagctgggtaacgtcagtgcagcgtatggagaaatccagatccgTCTGGACAACGTCAGTGCAGcgtatggagaaatccagatccggCTGGACAACGTCAGTGCAGCACGAGCAGCAGTGCAAGGTCGCTACA gtGACATGCTGACAAAGCTCTCCAGGGGCTGGAGGTTTTACGGTGGGAACTTTTATTACTTTTCACAAGAAAGGAAGTCGTGGGATGAGGCCGAGCGGTTCTGTGTGTCTCAGGACtcgcacctgacctctgtctcctcccaggcagaacag gagtttcTCTCCAACGAGACCCAGGGACAAGATCACTGGATTGGACTCAACGACCGGGAGACAGAAGGCAGCTGGCGCTGGGCGGATggcacagaatacagagcagacgcaagcagggg GTTCTGGGCGCAGAATGAGCCAGACAATTACGATCCGAAGAAAGATGGTGGAGAAGACTGTGTTCACACCGAGCCAAGAAAGCGGAATTTGTGGAATGATGCCAACTGCACTCAGCCTTTCAGGTGGATTT CGAACTATAAGCTATGA